In Drosophila simulans strain w501 chromosome 3R, Prin_Dsim_3.1, whole genome shotgun sequence, a single window of DNA contains:
- the LOC6726841 gene encoding another transcription unit protein, with protein sequence MGSQNSDDDSGSSGSSRSGSRSVTPQGGSAPGSPRSRRSGSGSDRSRSGSRSSRSRSGSGSPRSARSGSAQSRHSQRSGSARSKRSRSVHSRRSGSARSRKSGTPESPQSHRSGSPQSRMSGSPQSRRSGSPQSRKSGSPHSRRSGSAQSRRSGSARSRKSGSAQSARSRSRSRSRSGSLKGSGNAESRSNSPNLQIDDERANSKSGSRSRSRSRSGSRTSRSRSKTGTPSPNRSRSGSASGSGSDMGIPKKKARKASGSDQEKNKSGSDSDIEESPAKAKKSRLIDTDSDSNQDGAKKAPAAADIFGDADDISDDEDEAGPAARKSPVRSKSRSQSKSHSRSVSHSRSRSRSRSRDKVESQVAPAPKEDEPEPLPETRIDVEIPRISADLGKEQHFIKLPNFLSVVTHPFDPETYEDEIDEEETMDEEGRQRIKLKVSNTIRWREYMNNKGDMVRESNARFVRWSDGSMSLHLGNEIFDAYRQPLLGDHNHLFVRQGTGLQGQSVFRTKLTFRPHSTESFTHKKMTMSLADRSSKTSGIKILTQVGKDPTTDRPTQLREEEAKLRQAMRNQHKSQPKKKKPGAGEPLIGGGTSSYQHDDGSDDENAISLSAIKNRYKKGSGAGQAEVKASTIYSSDEDEGSDFEARRSKKVDKAKASKALRDSDSESDAGSAKSGHSNKSGGGAGSASGSDNEGSQKSGGGSSKSASGSGSGSGSGSGSGSDNDD encoded by the exons ATGGGCAGCCAAAACTCGGACGACGACAGTG GTTCATCCGGTTCGAGTCGAAGTGGAAGCCGCAGTGTCACGCCGCAAGGAGGTAGTGCGCCCgg ATCCCCACGCAGTCGCAGGTCGGGTAGTGGCAGCGATCGTTCCCGATCGGGCTCCAGGTCTTCCCGATCCCGGTCCGGCTCTGGATCTCCGCGTAGTGCCAGGTCCGGGTCTGCACAAAGTCGCCACTCGCAGCGGTCTGGCTCCGCTCGTAGTAAGAGATCACGATCTGTTCACAGTCGCAGGTCGGGATCTGCGCGTAGCCGTAAATCTGGAACTCCGGAATCTCCACAAAGTCACAGATCAGGTTCACCGCAAAGTCGCATGTCAGGATCACCTCAGAGTCGTAGATCTGGTTCTCCCCAAAGTCGCAAATCGGGATCTCCTCACAGCCGCAGATCAGGTTCGGCCCAGAGTCGCAGATCGGGATCCGCTCGGAGTCGCAAATCTGGTTCGGCACAAAGTGCCCGCTCTCGGTCTCGATCCAGGTCTCGTAGCGGTTCACTCAAGGGCAGTGGCAACGCGGAATCGCGGTCTAATTCGCCCAATCTGCAAATTGATGATGAGCGCGCCAATTCCAAGAGCGGCAGTCGCAGCAGAAGTAGGAGCAGGAGTGGCAGTCGCACTTCCAGATCGCGCTCCAAGACGGGCACGCCGTCGCCCAATAGAAGTCGTAGTGGCAGCGCATCCGGCTCCGGCAGCGATATGGGTATACCCAAGAAGAAGGCACGAAAGGCCAGTGGCTCCGATCAAGAGAAGAACAAGAGCGGCAGCGATAGCGACATTGAGGAATCGCCCGCCAAAGCTAAGAAGTCACGGCTGATCGACACTGACAGTGATTCCAATCAGGATGGG GCAAAGAAAGCTCCGGCTGCAGCTGACATATTTGGAGATGCCGATGATATTAGtgacgatgaggatgaggcTGGACCAGCGGCCAGAAAATCCCCAGTGCGCTCCAAGAGCCGCAGTCAAAGCAAGTCCCACAGTCGTTCGGTGAGCCACTCGCGTTCCCGCTCCAGATCGCGATCCCGGGATAAAGTCGAGAGCCAAGTAGCACCGGCGCCCAAGGAGGATGAACCTGAACCGCTTCCGGAGACCCGAATCGACGTGGAGATTCCGCGCATCTCTGCAGACCTGGGAAAAGAGCAGCACTTTATCAAGCTTCCCAACTTCTTGTCAGTGGTCACGCATCCGTTTGATCCGGAAACTTACGAGGACGAGATCGATGAAGAGGAGACAATGGACGAGGAGGGCAGACAGCGCATCAAGCTCAAAGTGAGCAACACGATCCGATGGCGAGAGTACATGAACAACAAGGGCGACATGGTGCGCGAGTCTAATGCGCGATTCGTGCGCTGGTCCGACGGCAGCATGTCCCTTCACCTGGGCAACGAGATCTTCGACGCCTACAGGCAGCCGCTGCTAGGTGACCACAATCATCTGTTCGTCCGCCAAGGTACGGGTCTGCAGGGCCAGTCGGTCTTCAGGACCAAGCTCACTTTCCGTCCTCATTCCACGGAGTCGTTCACGCACAAGAAGATGACCATGTCGCTGGCCGATCGATCCAGCAAGACCAGTGGCATTAAGATCCTGACGCAGGTGGGCAAGGATCCCACCACGGATAGGCCCACGCAGCTCagggaggaggaggccaagtTGCGTCAGGCAATGCGCAATCAGCACAAGTCGCAGCCCAAGAAAAAGAAACCGGGCGCGGGCGAACCACTGATTGGGGGCGGCACCTCGTCTTACCAGCACGACGATGGCAGCGACGATGAGAATGCCATCAGCCTGAGTGCCATCAAGAACCGGTACAAGAAGGGCTCTGGTGCCGGCCAGGCGGAGGTGAAAGCATCTACGATCTACTCGTCGGATGAGGACGAGGGCTCCGACTTCGAGGCGCGTCGCAGCAAGAAGGTGGACAAGGCCAAGGCCAGCAAGGCGCTGCGCGACTCCGACAGCGAATCGGACGCCGGCAGCGCCAAGAGCggccacagcaacaaaagcggcggaggagcaggcagCGCCAGCGGCAGCGACAACGAGGGCAGCCAGAagagcggcggcggcagcagcaagtCGGCCAGTGGaagcggcagtggcagtggctcCGGCAGCGGATCGGGCAGTGACAACGATGATTAG
- the LOC6726849 gene encoding trichohyalin — MTNARKEDEIKRDKRKRLDDLLGRSYLEKVRIIRGLTVRQASDADLDLCAKWLNVFRRATKEERWAKEYLVELILRQLQKTGHLSLPFTNLANCRLDLRLLLDDEGRQRLRRFSSRQVVAPKPSSNSLAMRVLKSSSFEWRRRLRHLEHLEDQFRREEQEVWSQQQTPARGLRPEPPAPPPPPPPPPTTRKVCRNRKRVKTVGVQAGVPVITPRAERDLCERDQKQREILKRRERDRVQRQLREQDRKRQRTLLAEQQRLDRQSLEKARQVRDRRLREQQQKVKEQRDHERHLLLKRREEQRLWSQRRPTTPSSEDVEIQQRTSLEPQKNARHDHEHDPRYLPQTAMTVPVDSDSTQSARRIQQLHLRAENIRRKLLAYEELKKYHRERAQAERERLDRKEYPDTETDSRKQKPEKSRNPQINVTERKRLKQKAQIERETDQREESKEKRENNRNRIRKRQESEEFGQKEGPITAESDHKVEFCGRRQVDEREKDKIERRNQKNMEKLERERQREAKILKERQEREEFERNILEKFEAEQRKREEFERNRQEELLILKERQEKEEFERRELEKKLEADRKQKEELERLQEEELRLRDKEFEKKILEKLEADRKIREEFERQRQEELKNLRERQEKEESERKELEKKLEAKQKQMEDLKKLREEDLKCLKSLQSKEALEAERKEREAFERKTCKECEREKKKIEELERNSKDLQEGDVNGELDKREQEEYERFAREEESNEEKRLLENLRRSKEEIEARERKIIEDDLQREQILRKWLQKQEQKENREREEREKRERKIKEGITAESNKRREREQAERKHREKLDRLERERQEMKHANKKRPIKVQVDGHNADGKGDEEELVTRRCPESPSQEEIYRDLRMQEITLSEKTELKLQCEARKVAKRLQRHLLGSLGGHGEGVRHLGRENDPQRVASERKAKSQTENWSVENPPADMMKMGLTGNDVSNVRQQLDRDRYENANVRSKKLQERNSTFFEEVQEKFLELDKLRLKAGELEAQNPLNKRFEIRPSKARPSQKDAQKPTSSSQQYFQPGSVHRLSERWSDEEPGAEDPATQGRNGAILSSSESDTVPEPRYSLEGKYCPFLKTYAVETQNAQFIPHKESAQGGAYCAHVPNQVDDWPKTPPSSYSTEEAEPGEERARGGGNPSGIGMTYCTRTGKKRFRQVKQSEIGHDSSGLKEDRVQQRRVFGQLLKQARSFDCSPEILRAENRLLEKKLSRAKNKYLKWSVLRMSKYLISLFQNDEAIESSEEENESLESGELEQIYLHETDSNMLVPRPIFKTLILTLVTSNESISPHLADKITELEDELKAHLKKISRRAFAQRGAGALRRKAKYLMDQQRQLQSRQLSEVCRNSEEQTSRMWGQLASSSDSLRGIRYIFRDCCDLLDPFSCVALQKIERLYKEWKDQRFDEDWKQI; from the coding sequence ATGACCAACGCCAGAAAAGAAGATGAAATAAAGCGCGACAAGAGGAAACGATTGGATGACCTCCTGGGGCGCAGCTACCTCGAGAAGGTGAGGATCATTCGCGGACTGACTGTCCGACAGGCGAGCGACGCGGATCTCGATCTGTGCGCCAAGTGGCTGAACGTTTTCAGACGTGCCACCAAGGAGGAACGCTGGGCGAAGGAATACCTCGTGGAACTGATTCTGCGCCAGCTGCAGAAGACAGGCCACCTGTCGCTGCCCTTCACCAACCTGGCCAACTGCAGACTGGATCTGCGCCTGCTCTTGGACGATGAGGGTCGTCAACGGCTGCGTCGCTTCAGTTCGCGGCAGGTGGTGGCCCCGAAGCCGTCGAGCAACAGTCTGGCCATGAGGGTACTCAAGTCGTCTTCGTTCGAGTGGAGGCGCAGGTTGCGCCACCTGGAACATCTGGAAGACCAGTTCCGGCGTGAGGAGCAGGAAGTGTGGAGCCAACAGCAGACACCCGCGAGGGGTCTTAGGCCGGAGCCACCGGCtccgcccccgcccccgccgccgcctccCACGACGCGCAAAGTGTGCAGAAATCGGAAACGCGTCAAGACGGTCGGCGTTCAGGCGGGTGTTCCGGTGATCACGCCACGGGCTGAACGTGATCTCTGCGAGCGTGACCAAAAACAGCGCGAGATCCTGAAGCGGCGGGAACGGGATCGCGTGCAGCGGCAGCTCAGGGAGCAGGACCGGAAGCGGCAGAGGACTTTGCTGGCCGAGCAGCAGAGGCTGGACAGGCAGAGTCTGGAAAAGGCGCGTCAAGTGCGCGACCGACGCTTGCGggaacagcagcagaaagTCAAGGAGCAGCGTGACCACGAGCGCCATCTGTTGTTGAAAAGGAGAGAGGAGCAGCGTTTGTGGTCCCAACGACGTCCCACTACACCTTCATCCGAGGATGTGGAAATTCAGCAGAGAACGAGTCTGGAGCCGCAAAAAAACGCTCGACATGACCACGAACATGATCCTCGCTACTTGCCCCAAACGGCCATGACCGTGCCAGTCGACAGCGACAGTACCCAAAGTGCAAGACGGATTCAGCAGTTGCACCTCCGGGCGGAAAACATCAGGCGCAAGCTGCTGGCCTATGAAGAGCTCAAGAAATACCATCGGGAGAGGGCGCAAGCCGAGCGGGAGCGGCTGGATCGCAAGGAGTACCCAGACACAGAGACGGATAGTCGAAAGCAGAAGCCCGAAAAATCCAGGAATCCACAGATTAATGTGACAGAAAGAAAAAGGCTCAAACAAAAAGCGCAGATAGAACGCGAAACTGACCAAAGAGAAGAATCCAaagaaaaaagggaaaataatcGCAATAGGATCAGGAAGCGACAGGAGAGTGAAGAGTTTGGACAAAAAGAAGGCCCAATAACAGCAGAAAGCGATCATAAGGTTGAATTCTGTGGAAGAAGGCAAGTTGATGAACGGGAAAAGGATAAAATTGAACGACGGAATCAGAAGAATATGGAAAAACTTGAAAGAGAGCGGCAACGGGAGGCTAAAATCCTTAAAGAGCGCCAGGAAAGAGAAGAGTttgaaagaaatattttggaaaaatttgAAGCCGAACAAAGAAAACGGGAAGAGTTCGAAAGAAATAGACAAGAGGAGCTTTTGATTCTCAAAGAACGTCAGGAAAAAGAAGAATTCGAACGAAGAgaattggaaaaaaaattagaaGCCGatcgaaaacaaaaggaaGAATTGGAAAGACTGCAAGAAGAAGAGCTTAGACTCCGAGACAaagaatttgaaaaaaaaattttggaAAAACTAGAAGCCGATCGAAAAATAAGGGAGGAATTCGAAAGACAAAGGCAGGAGGAACTCAAAAATCTCAGGGAACGCCAGGAGAAAGAAGAGTCGGAAAGAAAAGAATTGGAGAAGAAGCTGGAAGCTAAGCAAAAACAGATGGAAGACCTGAAAAAATTGCGAGAAGAGGATTTAAAGTGTCTCAAGTCACTCCAAAGCAAAGAAGCACTAGAAGCCGAGCGAAAGGAAAGAGAAGCATTCGAAAGAAAAACCTGCAAAGAATGTGAAcgagagaagaaaaaaattgaagaaCTTGAAAGAAATTCAAAGGACTTACAAGAGGGAGATGTGAACGGGGAACTTGATAAAAGAGAGCAAGAAGAGTACGAAAGATTCGCCAGAGAAGAAGAAAGCAATGAAGAAAAAAGACTTTTGGAAAATCTTCGGCGCAGCAAGGAGGAAATTGAAGCACGGGAGAGAAAGATAATTGAAGATGATTTGCAAAGAGAACAGATCCTTAGAAAGTGGCTTCAAAAGCAagagcaaaaggaaaacagggAAAGAGAAGAACGCGAGAAGCGTGAAAGGAAAATTAAGGAGGGCATAACTGCAGAGAGTAACAAGCGCCGGGAAAGAGAGCAGGCTGAGAGAAAGCACCGGGAGAAACTTGATCGATTAGAAAGGGAGAGACAGGAAATGAAACACGCAAATAAAAAGCGCCCGATAAAGGTTCAAGTCGACGGGCATAATGCCGATGGGAAAGGGGACGAAGAGGAGCTTGTTACCCGACGTTGTCCAGAAAGCCCGAGCCAGGAGGAGATATATAGGGATTTAAGAATGCAGGAGATTACCCTGAGTGAGAAAACAGAGCTGAAGCTGCAATGTGAGGCAAGAAAGGTGGCGAAGCGACTGCAGCGGCACCTGTTAGGTTCACTTGGTGGGCACGGAGAAGGGGTGCGTCATTTGGGCAGGGAAAATGACCCACAGAGAGTTGCAAGCgagagaaaagcaaaaagccaGACGGAGAATTGGTCTGTGGAGAATCCCCCCGCAGACATGATGAAAATGGGGTTAACTGGCAATGATGTGTCGAACGTTCGTCAGCAACTAGATCGCGATCGATATGAGAACGCCAATGTCCGCTCGAAAAAGCTCCAAGAAAGAAACAGCACGTTTTTTGAGGAGGTGCAGGAGAAGTTTCTGGAGCTCGATAAGCTGCGCTTGAAAGCAGGAGAACTGGAAGCTCAAAATCCTTTGAACAAGCGTTTCGAGATAAGACCCTCAAAGGCGCGTCCGTCACAGAAAGATGCACAGAAACCAACCAGTTCCAGTCAACAGTACTTTCAGCCAGGATCCGTGCATAGGCTTAGCGAGCGATGGAGTGACGAGGAACCCGGAGCAGAGGATCCTGCCACTCAGGGCCGCAACGGCGCCATCCTCTCTAGCAGCGAAAGCGACACGGTTCCGGAACCCCGTTACTCCCTCGAGGGCAAGTACTGTCCGTTCCTGAAGACCTACGCGGTGGAGACGCAAAATGCTCAATTCATCCCACATAAAGAATCAGCGCAGGGAGGAGCCTACTGCGCCCATGTACCCAACCAGGTGGACGATTGGCCGAAGACACCACCAAGTTCGTACTCTACTGAGGAGGCAGAACCGGGCGAGGAACGAGCACGAGGTGGCGGCAATCCAAGTGGCATTGGCATGACTTACTGCACACGAACTGGAAAGAAGCGTTTTCGGCAGGTCAAACAAAGCGAGATTGGCCACGATTCTAGCGGGCTGAAGGAGGATCGTGTGCAGCAGAGACGAGTTTTCGGGCAGCTTCTCAAGCAGGCTCGATCATTCGATTGCAGTCCGGAGATATTAAGAGCGGAGAACCGTCTTCTGGAGAAAAAACTGTCTCGagctaaaaacaaatatcTGAAGTGGTCAGTTCTGCGAATGTCCAAGTATCTCATAAGTCTATTCCAGAATGATGAAGCTATCGAGAGTTCCGAGGAAGAGAATGAATCTCTGGAAAGTGGAGAGCTCGAGCAGATCTATCTGCACGAGACCGATAGCAATATGCTGGTTCCTAGGCCAATCTTTAAGACTCTTATTTTAACTCTGGTTACATCCAACGAGTCGATTTCTCCCCATCTCGCGGACAAAATTACCGAACTAGAAGACGAGCTGAAGGCTCACCTCAAGAAGATTTCTAGACGGGCTTTTGCACAACGAGGTGCTGGAGCTCTGAGGCGGAAAGCCAAGTACTTGATGGACCAGCAGCGTCAACTACAAAGTCGCCAACTGTCCGAGGTATGTCGGAATTCCGAGGAGCAGACTTCAAGGATGTGGGGGCAACTAGCCAGCAGCAGTGACTCCTTGCGAGGGATCAGGTATATCTTTCGCGACTGTTGTGACCTCCTAGACCCATTTTCGTGCGTCGCACTTCAAAAGATCGAGCGTCTCTACAAGGAGTGGAAGGATCAGCGGTTTGACGAAGATTGGAAACAAATctga
- the LOC27207083 gene encoding uncharacterized oxidoreductase MexAM1_META1p0182, producing MSSFKDKVIIVTGASSGIGASAAVHLAKLGGLLVIVGRNVEKLKETADNIVAAGGAPPLELQADMTKEVEVQQIVDATLAKHGRIDVLVNNAGILETGSIEATSLEQFDRLMNTNVRSLYQLTMLATPELVKTKGNIVNVSSVCGLRAFPGVLAYNVSKAAVDQFTACVALELAPKGVRVNAVNPGVIVTDIHKRGGMDEETYAKFLEHCKITHALGRPGDVKEVAAPIAFLASDQASFTTGISLPVDGGRHAMCPR from the coding sequence ATGTCATCCTTCAAGGACAAAGTGATTATTGTGACCGGCGCCAGCTCCGGCATCGGAGCAAGTGCCGCCGTCCACTTGGCCAAACTCGGAGGGCTCCTGGTCATCGTGGGTCGCAACGTAGAGAAGCTGAAGGAGACGGCCGACAACATTGTGGCGGCTGGAGGAGCCCCGCCCTTGGAACTGCAGGCGGACATGACCAAGGAGGTGGAGGTACAGCAGATTGTGGACGCCACTCTGGCCAAGCACGGCCGCATCGATGTGCTTGTAAACAATGCGGGCATCTTGGAGACAGGCTCCATTGAAGCCACCAGCCTGGAGCAATTCGATCGCCTGATGAACACCAATGTGCGTTCCCTGTACCAACTAACCATGCTGGCCACTCCGGAGCTGGTCAAGACCAAGGGCAATATCGTTAACGTATCCAGTGTCTGTGGACTGCGCGCCTTTCCTGGTGTCCTGGCCTACAATGTGTCTAAGGCAGCGGTGGACCAGTTCACGGCCTGCGTGGCCCTGGAACTGGCCCCCAAAGGAGTCCGCGTAAACGCCGTGAATCCCGGCGTGATTGTGACCGACATTCACAAGCGTGGCGGCATGGACGAGGAGACCTATGCCAAGTTCCTCGAGCACTGCAAGATAACCCATGCCTTGGGTCGTCCTGGCGATGTAAAGGAGGTGGCGGCCCCCATTGCCTTTCTGGCCAGCGATCAGGCCAGCTTTACCACGGGAATCAGTCTGCCCGTCGATGGAGGTCGCCACGCCATGTGCCCGCGATAA
- the LOC6726847 gene encoding uncharacterized protein LOC6726847 produces MHSFLIAAVAFLSYTCGAPADSGALTLNESNPEDSDESVETSPPIDWSSGYWITTTPLPPIANLPDADKAALCEFLGSFEAFRMQHFAVIWAANMEFLSNAEKHFAKELQEEMDKLRNSPADRKYMEMDPTQANAIVRNATAYKEFVKDNVVKENTLKMMNRIFEGLQVIHKEIMVGLSKAKNSISKETAESEKKFFESFENLKEPNNDDILDLLNDLERKLKHRYQCSKSLVLRKLF; encoded by the exons ATGCattcgtttttaattgcagCTGTAGCTTTCCTG AGCTACACCTGTGGCGCCCCAGCGGATTCAGGAGCTCTCACTTTGAACGAGTCAAATCCAGAGGATTCCGATGAGTCCGTAGAGACCTCTCCACCGATCGACTGGAGCAGTGGGTATTGGATAACGACCACACCGCTGCCGCCGATCGCCAACTTGCCCGATGCGGACAAGGCGGCCTTGTGCGAATTTCTGGGTTCCTTCGAGGCATTTAGAATGCAGCACTTCGCGGTTATCTGGGCCGCTAACATGGAGTTCCTCTCCAACGCGGAGAAGCACTTCGCCAAAGAGCTTCAAGAGGAAATGGACAAGCTGCGCAACTCACCCGCGGACCGCAAGTACATGGAAATGGACCCAACGCAAGCGAACGCTATAGTTCGAAACGCAACTGCCTACAAGGAGTTCGTCAAGGATAATGTCGTCAAGGAGAACACGCTTAAAATGATGAACAGAATATTCGAAGGATTACAAGTTATCCACAAGGAAATCATGGTCGGTTTGAGCAAAGCTAAGAACAGCATTAGCAAGGAAACCGCGGAATCCGAAAAGAAATTCTTCGAGtcatttgaaaatttgaaGGAGCCCAATAATGATGACATACTAGATCTTTTGAATGATCTGGAAAGAAAGCTTAAACATAGGTATCAGTGTTCTAAGTCGCTGGTATTACGAAAGCTTTTTTAG
- the LOC6726850 gene encoding cyclopentanol dehydrogenase produces MPSFKDKVIIVTGASSGIGAGTSVLLAKLGGLLTIVGRNVEKLKETAEQIVKAGGAPALQVAADMNSESDVQGIVSATLAKHGRIDVLVNNAGILELGSIENTSLEQFDRVMNTNVRSLYQLTHLVTPELIKTKGNIVNVSSVNGIRSFPGVLAYNVSKAAVDQFTRCVALELAPKGVRVNSVNPGVIITELQRRGGLDEEAYAKFHEHAKVTHALGRPGEVKEVAAAIAFLASDEASFSTGISLPVDGGRHAMCPR; encoded by the coding sequence ATGCCCAGTTTCAAGGATAAAGTTATCATCGTGACCGGTGCCAGTTCGGGAATTGGAGCAGGTACTTCGGTGCTCTTGGCCAAACTGGGAGGCCTGCTCACCATCGTCGGCAGGAATGTGGAGAAGCTCAAAGAGACCGCAGAGCAGATAGTGAAGGCTGGAGGAGCGCCAGCACTTCAGGTGGCGGCGGACATGAACAGCGAGTCGGACGTCCAGGGCATCGTATCCGCCACGTTGGCCAAGCACGGTCGCATCGACGTGCTGGTGAACAACGCCGGAATCTTGGAGCTGGGCAGCATCGAGAACACCAGTCTCGAGCAGTTCGACCGCGTTATGAACACCAACGTGCGGTCGCTCTACCAGCTGACCCACCTGGTCACTCCGGAGCTAATCAAAACCAAGGGCAATATTGTGAACGTGTCCAGTGTGAACGGCATCCGTTCCTTTCCCGGAGTCTTGGCATACAATGTTTCCAAAGCTGCCGTGGACCAGTTCACCAGGTGCGTGGCCCTGGAGCTGGCTCCCAAGGGTGTGCGTGTGAACTCCGTAAATCCCGGCGTGATCATCACCGAACTCCAGCGTCGAGGTGGATTGGACGAGGAAGCATACGCCAAGTTCCACGAGCACGCCAAGGTCACCCATGCCCTGGGTCGGCCCGGCGAAGTCAAGGAGGTGGCTGCGGCCATTGCATTCCTGGCCAGCGACGAGGCCAGTTTCAGCACCGGTATCAGCCTGCCCGTGGACGGAGGTCGCCATGCCATGTGCCCCAGATGA
- the LOC6726842 gene encoding CDC42 small effector protein homolog, whose protein sequence is MASTGEIWLQWFSCCFQQQRSPSRRPHQRLRIDRSMIGNPTNFVHTGHIGSADVELSANRLNAISTQMQSKGGYETNSIHSLHAC, encoded by the exons ATGGCCAGCACCGGCGAGATCTGGCTGCAGTGGTTCTCGTGCTGCTTCCAGCAGCAGCGCTCGCCCTCCCGCCGCCCACACCAACGCCTGCGCATCGACCGGTCCATGATCGGCAACCCCACCAACTTCGTCCACACGGGCCACATCGGATCCGCGGACGTGGAGCTGTCGGCCAACCGCCTCAACGCGATCTCCACCCAGATGCAGAGCAAGGGCGGCTACGAGACCAACTCGATACACTCGCTGCAT GCCTGCTGA
- the LOC6726843 gene encoding DPH4 homolog, with the protein MPDFYELLNVPSTASFDEIKCSYKQLILQCHPDKLRQLDDPNPGSEAQNSDFNAINAAWNTLKDPIRRKHYDAELLQSKFRAHSNIYATVVLGEMQRIQVEIEEDDDEAPAPTPPPPCRASESESESEANKGPATMWSYAYDCRCGGQYLFDGPGDDDESPEVIVECNECSLVIIVKQAASCK; encoded by the coding sequence ATGCCCGACTTCTATGAACTCTTGAATGTGCCATCCACGGCCAGTTTCGATGAGATCAAGTGCAGCTACAAACAATTGATACTACAATGTCATCCCGACAAATTGCGACAGCTCGATGACCCAAATCCGGGATCGGAGGCCCAGAACAGTGACTTCAATGCGATAAACGCGGCGTGGAACACGCTGAAAGATCCCATTAGGCGCAAGCACTACGACGCCGAACTGCTGCAGTCGAAATTCCGGGCGCATAGCAACATATACGCCACAGTTGTGCTGGGTGAAATGCAGCGGATCCAAGTGGAAATCGAAGAAGATGACGACGAGGCACCGGCACCTACACCTCCACCTCCCTGCCGCGCAtctgaatcagaatcagaatccgAGGCGAACAAAGGGCCGGCAACAATGTGGAGCTATGCGTACGACTGCCGATGCGGCGGTCAGTATCTGTTCGATGGACCCGGAGACGATGATGAGTCACCCGAAGTGATTGTGGAGTGCAACGAGTGCTCTTTAGTGATTATTGTGAAACAAGCCGCAAGTTGTAAATAA
- the LOC6726844 gene encoding 60S ribosomal protein L13a gives MTGLTNRTVVIDGRGHLLGRLASVVAKYLLQGGKVAVVRCEELNLSGHFYRNKIKFLAYLRKRCNVNPARGPFHFRAPSRIFYKAVRGMIPHKTKRGQAALARLRVFDGIPSPYDKRRRVVVPIAMRVLTLRSDRKYCQVGRLSHEVGWHYQDVIKSLERKRKAKLRVTLKHNRELKKLTVKARENIAKAAEPFNKIIKSYGYEV, from the exons ATGACTGGTTTAACGAACAGG ACCGTTGTTATTGATGGTCGCGGCCATTTGCTCGGCCGCCTGGCCTCCGTGGTGGCCAAGTACCTGTTGCAGGGCGGCAAGGTGGCCGTGGTCCGCTGCGAGGAGCTGAACCTCTCCGGACACTTCTACAGGAACAAGATCAAGTTCCTGGCCTACCTGCGCAAGCGGTGCAACGTGAACCCGGCCCGTGGTCCATTCCACTTCCGTGCCCCCTCTCGCATCTTCTACAAGGCAGTCCGAG GCATGATCCCACACAAGACCAAGCGTGGCCAGGCCGCCCTCGCCCGTCTGCGTGTGTTCGACGGCATCCCATCGCCCTACGACAAGCGTCGCCGCGTCGTCGTGCCCATCGCTATGCGTGTGCTGACCCTGCGCTCCGACCGCAAGTACTGCCAGGTCGGTCGCCTGTCGCACGAGGTCGGCTGGCACTACCAGGACGTGATCAAGAGCCTGGAGCGCAAGCGCAAGGCCAAGCTCCGTGTCACCCTCAAGCACAACCGCGAGCTGAAGAAGCTGACGGTCAAGGCGCGCGAGAATATCGCGAAGGCCGCCGAGCCCTTCAACAAAATCATCAAATCCTACGGCTACGAGGTTTAA